One genomic window of Coleofasciculus chthonoplastes PCC 7420 includes the following:
- a CDS encoding manganese catalase family protein, with the protein MFFHKKETIQPVNIETAHPQFAQLLLEQFGGATGELTAALQYWVQSFHCENPSIRNMLQDIAVEEFSHLEMIGKLIESHTKNVDQTDAYKSTLFAVRGMGPHFLDSQGSAWTATYINEGGDIVRDLRANIGAEAGARQTYESLIKLAPDPGTKETLVHLLTREISHTKMFMNALDSMGKLTDPMFGNIEPDSTVDLYYNLSTESDDNPQQGDKPWNSAPDFKYVANPTASHS; encoded by the coding sequence ATGTTTTTCCACAAAAAGGAAACCATTCAACCCGTTAATATCGAGACAGCACATCCTCAATTTGCCCAACTCTTGTTAGAACAATTCGGTGGCGCTACAGGTGAACTCACTGCTGCTCTACAGTACTGGGTGCAGTCTTTTCACTGTGAAAATCCCTCCATTCGGAATATGCTACAAGATATCGCGGTTGAGGAATTTAGCCATTTAGAGATGATTGGCAAACTAATTGAATCTCACACCAAAAATGTTGACCAGACTGATGCGTATAAAAGTACGCTCTTTGCAGTACGGGGAATGGGTCCTCATTTCTTAGATAGTCAAGGCTCTGCTTGGACGGCTACCTATATTAATGAAGGTGGCGATATTGTCCGCGACTTACGAGCAAATATAGGCGCAGAAGCTGGCGCTCGTCAAACCTACGAATCCCTGATCAAACTAGCACCTGATCCGGGGACAAAAGAGACGCTAGTACACTTACTTACCCGCGAAATTTCCCACACTAAGATGTTTATGAATGCGTTAGATTCTATGGGTAAACTCACTGATCCCATGTTTGGTAACATCGAACCTGATAGCACTGTTGATCTGTACTATAACTTATCAACAGAGTCAGACGACAACCCTCAACAAGGTGATAAGCCGTGGAATTCTGCCCCCGACTTTAAGTATGTAGCTAACCCCACAGCTAGTCATTCTTAG
- a CDS encoding hybrid sensor histidine kinase/response regulator gives MAKILVIEDELSVRDNILELLEANNFQVTESDNGLAGIQLATQQLPDLIVCDVMMPELDGYEVLTALRSNPATQTIPFIFLTAKASRDDWRQGMELGSDDYLTKPFTAKELLSAIATRLSKQMAIQQQSEAKLDELRSNITSALPRELQTPLNSIVGTSHTLLADYIEAASVRSMIEDIQASGQQLSRSIQNFLLYAELELAETSSERRRTFQTYQTRFSSAIISAQAIAKAREFNRESDLLLNLTDTAVQMAAPRLQKLVFELVDNAF, from the coding sequence ATGGCTAAGATTTTAGTAATTGAAGACGAATTATCCGTTCGAGACAATATTCTAGAGTTGCTCGAAGCCAACAATTTTCAGGTCACTGAGTCAGACAATGGATTAGCAGGTATCCAACTCGCGACCCAACAATTACCCGATTTAATTGTTTGTGATGTGATGATGCCAGAATTAGATGGCTACGAGGTGTTAACCGCCTTGCGCTCTAATCCAGCCACACAGACGATTCCCTTCATCTTCCTCACCGCTAAAGCCAGCCGAGATGACTGGCGACAAGGAATGGAACTTGGTTCCGATGACTATCTGACCAAACCATTTACCGCTAAAGAACTTCTTAGCGCGATCGCGACTCGTTTGTCAAAGCAGATGGCAATTCAGCAGCAGTCTGAAGCCAAGTTGGATGAGCTACGCAGTAATATCACCTCGGCTTTACCAAGAGAACTGCAAACTCCCCTAAATAGTATCGTTGGTACATCACATACACTGCTGGCGGACTATATTGAAGCCGCATCTGTCAGATCGATGATCGAAGATATTCAAGCGTCTGGACAGCAATTATCTCGGTCGATTCAAAACTTTTTACTTTATGCTGAATTAGAATTAGCCGAAACCTCCAGTGAACGGCGTCGAACCTTTCAAACCTATCAAACGCGATTTTCATCAGCAATTATTTCCGCTCAAGCGATTGCCAAGGCGCGAGAGTTCAATCGAGAGTCTGATCTACTACTAAATTTAACCGATACCGCTGTACAAATGGCAGCACCTCGACTTCAGAAGTTAGTTTTTGAACTTGTCGATAACGCTTTTTAA
- a CDS encoding alpha/beta fold hydrolase, with protein sequence MSIQEKSIQVGSLEWFYREATPVNPSTQPPVLLLHGLPSQSYSWSALMPDLAEKGFRAIAPDWIGAGFSAKPDRRKFAYTPDAFIKALAEFIQHLQIERFYLVVQGFLGSVGLQYALRYPDQVERLAILNTPVSSASQLPWKIKQLGLPLVGDMLTQDPLLVDRTLEGGSGYRVSDKDLDVYRRPFLSSSDAGRSLLMTVKNLQFKSSMAEIEAGFRNWNQPTLILWGIKDPWLPLVQVQEFAKMIKNVELVELEEAGHYPQDHWSEKVSNNLLLFLRRQAL encoded by the coding sequence GTGTCCATTCAGGAAAAGTCCATTCAGGTCGGGTCGCTAGAGTGGTTTTATCGGGAAGCTACTCCAGTTAATCCCAGTACACAACCCCCAGTGCTGCTGCTTCATGGTTTACCCTCCCAGAGTTACTCATGGTCAGCACTGATGCCCGATTTAGCCGAAAAAGGATTCCGTGCGATCGCGCCGGACTGGATTGGTGCGGGTTTCTCAGCTAAACCAGACCGTCGTAAGTTTGCCTATACGCCAGATGCTTTTATTAAAGCCTTAGCAGAATTTATCCAACATCTGCAAATCGAGCGATTTTATCTGGTTGTCCAAGGGTTTCTGGGTTCAGTGGGACTCCAATACGCTTTGCGTTACCCCGATCAGGTTGAACGGTTAGCCATTCTCAACACCCCTGTCTCATCAGCAAGTCAGTTACCGTGGAAGATCAAGCAATTGGGCTTACCCTTGGTCGGTGATATGTTGACCCAAGATCCCTTGTTGGTCGATCGCACCTTAGAAGGCGGTAGTGGCTATCGCGTGTCTGATAAAGATTTAGACGTATATCGCCGTCCCTTTCTCAGCAGTTCTGATGCTGGGCGAAGTTTACTAATGACCGTTAAAAATCTGCAATTTAAATCATCTATGGCAGAAATCGAAGCCGGATTTCGCAACTGGAATCAACCCACATTGATTCTTTGGGGGATAAAAGATCCGTGGCTTCCCTTGGTTCAAGTTCAAGAATTTGCCAAAATGATTAAGAATGTCGAATTGGTAGAACTAGAAGAAGCCGGACATTATCCCCAAGATCATTGGTCTGAGAAGGTGAGTAATAATCTGCTGCTGTTTCTACGCCGTCAAGCGTTGTAA
- a CDS encoding peroxiredoxin has protein sequence MAVIDRVPDAVFKTRVRDESVGGSNPYRWQDRTTQEIFGGKKVVVFSLPGAFTPTCSSNHLPRYEELYDEFKAQGIDEIICLSVNDAFVMFQWGKQQGAKNVLLLPDGNGEFTRKMGMLVDKSNLGFGMRSWRYSMLVNDGKIEKFFAEPGYSDNCPDDPFEVSDADTMLASLKGQESAGVSEPRMAFVG, from the coding sequence ATGGCTGTTATTGATCGTGTACCCGACGCTGTGTTCAAGACTCGCGTGCGTGATGAGTCTGTAGGGGGTTCAAATCCCTACCGTTGGCAAGATCGGACAACGCAGGAAATCTTTGGTGGCAAAAAAGTTGTTGTGTTTTCCTTACCGGGTGCGTTTACACCCACCTGTTCATCTAACCACCTGCCTCGCTATGAGGAACTCTATGATGAGTTCAAGGCACAGGGTATCGATGAAATCATTTGCCTGTCGGTGAATGATGCGTTTGTCATGTTCCAGTGGGGTAAGCAGCAAGGGGCAAAGAATGTGTTATTGCTCCCCGATGGTAATGGCGAGTTTACCCGCAAGATGGGAATGCTAGTCGATAAGTCCAACCTGGGTTTCGGAATGCGTTCCTGGCGCTATTCGATGCTGGTGAACGACGGCAAGATTGAAAAATTCTTTGCTGAACCTGGTTACAGCGACAACTGCCCGGATGACCCCTTTGAAGTCTCCGATGCGGATACGATGCTTGCTTCCCTGAAGGGACAAGAATCCGCAGGTGTATCTGAGCCACGTATGGCATTTGTTGGTTAA
- a CDS encoding Fur family transcriptional regulator — MQQQAENLIKVLKSKGLRVTPQRFSVYANLLTRFDHPTADQILSDLNHQAPTSSQATVYSALQALREVGLVREVLLEEGVCRYDANVDRHHHFRCRCCGAIKDIPWDTFESVGLNRLPSGMQAESYEVTVHGICDRCQ, encoded by the coding sequence ATGCAGCAGCAAGCAGAAAACCTGATTAAAGTCTTGAAATCCAAGGGGTTGAGGGTTACCCCACAGCGATTTTCTGTCTATGCCAATTTGCTGACTCGTTTTGATCACCCGACGGCAGATCAAATCCTCAGCGATCTCAATCACCAAGCGCCAACGTCTTCTCAAGCGACTGTATACAGTGCGCTACAAGCACTGCGGGAAGTGGGACTGGTGCGGGAAGTTTTATTAGAGGAAGGTGTCTGTCGTTACGATGCGAATGTTGATCGCCACCATCATTTTCGTTGTCGCTGTTGCGGTGCGATTAAAGATATTCCTTGGGATACATTTGAAAGCGTTGGTTTGAACCGCCTACCTTCTGGTATGCAAGCTGAAAGCTATGAAGTGACGGTACATGGAATCTGCGATCGCTGTCAATGA
- a CDS encoding DUF1667 domain-containing protein, with translation MTTITHYLCIGCPLGCRLEVEDEDNKLVEVRGFNCKRGQEYAKQEHTEPRRMVTTTVQVEQGRWARLPVKTNMAIPKEKMQELCQALRQVKLTAPVKMGEVILANALETGADVVATRDMPAA, from the coding sequence ATGACAACGATTACTCATTACCTTTGTATTGGCTGTCCCCTAGGTTGCCGTTTAGAAGTTGAAGATGAAGACAACAAGCTTGTCGAAGTGCGGGGTTTTAACTGCAAACGGGGACAAGAGTATGCTAAACAAGAACATACCGAACCTCGCCGCATGGTAACAACAACTGTACAGGTAGAACAAGGGCGTTGGGCTAGACTGCCGGTAAAAACTAATATGGCTATTCCTAAAGAAAAAATGCAGGAATTGTGCCAAGCGCTGCGTCAAGTGAAACTAACTGCACCTGTGAAAATGGGTGAGGTGATTTTGGCGAATGCCTTGGAAACAGGGGCGGATGTGGTTGCTACCAGAGACATGCCAGCCGCTTAA